The following proteins are encoded in a genomic region of Nicotiana sylvestris chromosome 4, ASM39365v2, whole genome shotgun sequence:
- the LOC104244628 gene encoding uncharacterized protein encodes MAWFRAGSSVAKLAIRRAVSQGGSYVPRSRLLPSQSRYFHTTVIRPKAQSAPVPRPVPLSKLTDSFLDGTSSVYLEELQRTWEQDPNSVDESWDNFFRNFVGLAATSPGISGQTIQESMNLLLLVRAYQVNGHMKAKLDPLALEEREIPDVLDPVSYGFTEADLDREFFLGVWRMSGFLSENRPVQTLRAILTRLEQAYCGSIGFEYMHIPDRDKCNWLRERIETPTPREYNRERREVILDRLMWSTQFENFLATKWMAAKRFGLEGCETLIPGMKEMFDRSADLGVESIVIGMPHRGRLNVLGNVVRKPLRQIFSEFSGGTKPADGAGYVGTGDVKYHLGTSYDRPTRGGKRIHLSLVANPSHLEAVDPVVVGKTRAKQYYSNDVDRTKNMGVLLHGDGSFAGQGVVYETLHLSALPNYTTGGTIHIVVNNQVAFTTDPRSGRSSQYCTDVAKALSAPIFHVNGDDVEGVVHACELAAEWRQTFHSDVVVDIVCYRRFGHNEIDEPSFTQPKMYKVIRSHPSALEIYQNKLLQSGQVTKDDVEKIHNKINTILNEEFVASKDYIPQKRDWLSAFWSGFKSPAQLSRVRNTGVKPEILKDVGKAITTLPEDFKPHRAIKKVYDERKKMIETGERVDWALGEALAFATLLVEGNHVRLSGQDVERGTFSHRHSVLHDQETGAKYCPLDHVMMNQNEEMFTVSNSSLSEFGVLGFELGYSMENPNSLVLWEAQFGDFSNGAQVIFDQFLSSGEAKWLRQTGLVVLLPHGYDGQGPEHSSARLERFLQMSDDNPFVIPEMEPTLRKQIQECNWQVVNVTTPANYFHVLRRQIHRDFRKPLIVMSPKNLLRHKECKSNLSEFDDVQGHPGFDKQGTRFKRLIKDQNDHSDLEEGIRRLVLCSGKVYYELDEERKKVDGKDVAICRVEQLSPFPYDLVQRELKRYPNAEIVWCQEEPMNMGAYSYIAPRLCTAMKALGRGDMDDIKYVGRAPSAATATGFQQVHVKEQTELVQKALQQDPINSPF; translated from the exons ATGGCATGGTTTAGAGCTGGATCTAGTGTGGCAAAGCTTGCCATTAGAAGAGCTGTGTCTCAGGGTGGTTCTTACGTGCCAAGAAGTCGCCTTCTTCCATCACAAAGTAGATATTTTCATACCACAGTTATCAGGCCAAAGGCGCAATCTGCACCTGTCCCGAGGCCTGTACCACTTTCAAAGTTGACTGATAGCTTCTTAGATGGTACCAGCAGTGTCTACCTTGAGGAGCTTCAGCGGACTTGGGAACAAGATCCAAATAGTGTGGATGAATCGTGGGACAACTTTTTCAGGAATTTTGTTGGCTTAGCTGCCACATCGCCTGGGATTTCTGGCCAGACGATTCAGGAAAGTATGAATCTTCTATTGCTTGTCAGAGCTTATCAGGTTAATGGTCATATGAAAGCCAAATTGGACCCGTTGGCTTTGGAGGAGAGGGAAATTCCAGATGTTCTGGATCCAGTATCATATGGGTTCACTGAAGCTGATCTGGACCGAGAGTTCTTCCTTGGTGTTTGGAGGATGTCTGGTTTCTTGTCTGAGAATCGCCCTGTGCAGACCTTGAGGGCGATATTGACAAGGCTTGAGCAGGCTTATTGTGGCAGCATTGGTTTCGAGTACATGCACATTCCTGATCGTGATAAATGTAATTGGTTGAGAGAACGTATTGAGACTCCTACACCAAGGGAATACAACCGCGAACGACGTGAAGTTATTCTTGACCGGTTGATGTGGAGTACTCAGTTCGAAAACTTTTTGGCGACCAAGTGGATGGCAGCCAAGAGATTTGGGCTTGAAGGTTGTGAGACCTTGATTCCTGGCATGAAGGAGATGTTTGATAGATCGGCAGATCTGGGAGTTGAGAGCATAGTAATTGGGATGCCGCATAGAGGTAGATTAAATGTTTTAGGTAATGTTGTTCGAAAGCCACTAAGGCAAATTTTCAGTGAGTTTAGCGGTGGTACAAAACCTGCGGACGGAGCTGGTTATGTGGGAACTGGTGATGTCAAGTATCATTTGGGAACCTCGTATGATCGACCTACTAGAGGTGGTAAGAGAATTCATCTATCATTGGTTGCAAATCCCAGCCACTTAGAAGCTGTGGACCCTGTTGTTGTTGGAAAAACTAGAGCAAAGCAATACTATTCTAATGATGTGGATAGAACAAAGAACATGGGTGTTTTGCTCCATGGAGATGGTAGCTTTGCTGGGCAAGGTGTTGTTTACGAGACATTGCATTTGAGTGCTCTTCCAAATTACACAACAGGAGGGACCATTCACATTGTAGTGAATAATCAAGTGGCCTTTACTACTGATCCAAGGTCTGGAAGATCTTCTCAGTACTGCACTGATGTCGCTAAGGCTTTGAGTGCTCCAATTTTCCATGTCAATGGCGATGATGTTGAGGGTGTTGTTCATGCCTGTGAACTTGCTGCAGAATGGCGCCAGACGTTCCACTCAGATGTTGTGGTTGATATTGTCTGTTATCGTCGATTTGGACACAATGAAATTGATGAACCATCCTTCACCCAGCCCAAGATGTATAAG GTCATCAGAAGTCATCCTTCTGCATTGGAGATCTATCAAAACAAACTCCTACAATCTGGTCAGGTGACAAAAGATGATGTGGAGAAGATACATAACAAGATCAATACGATCCTTAATGAGGAGTTTGTTGCTAGTAAAGACTATATCCCTCAAAAAAGAGATTGGCTTTCAGCTTTTTGGTCTGGATTTAAGTCACCTGCACAGCTTTCACGTGTCAGAAACACTGG TGTCAAACCTGAGATCTTGAAGGACGTTGGAAAAGCAATCACAACTCTTCCAGAGGACTTTAAGCCTCACAGAGCAATCAAAAAGGTTTATGATGAGCGTAAGAAAATGATTGAGACAGGGGAGCGTGTTGACTGGGCATTGGGAGAAGCACTTGCTTTTGCAACATTGCTTGTTGAAGGAAATCATGTTAGGTTGAGTGGTCAGGATGTTGAGAGAGGTACTTTCAGTCACAGACATTCTGTTCTTCATGATCAGGAGACCGGGGCAAAGTACTGTCCTCTTGATCATGTTATGATGAACCAAAATGAAGAGATGTTCACCGTGAGCAACAG CTCACTTTCAGAGTTTGGTGTTCTGGGATTTGAACTGGGTTATTCAATGGAAAATCCAAACTCTTTGGTTCTCTGGGAAGCCCAATTTGGTGATTTTTCCAACGGAGCTCAAGTAATATTTGACCAGTTTTTGAGCAGTGGAGAGGCCAAGTGGTTGCGCCAGACTGGGTTGGTTGTGCTTCTTCCACATGGTTATGACGGCCAGGGCCCTGAGCATTCCAGTGCACGTTTGGAACGGTTCCTCCAG ATGAGTGATGATAATCCCTTTGTCATTCCGGAGATGGAACCTACATTGAGGAAACAGATCCAGGAATGTAACTGGCAGGTGGTGAATGTGACAACTCCTGCAAATTATTTCCATGTGCTCAGGCGTCAG ATTCACAGAGATTTCCGTAAACCTCTTATTGTGATGTCCCCGAAGAACTTGCTTCGTCACAAGGAGTGCAAGTCAAACCTGTCTGAGTTTGATGATGTCCAAGGTCACCCAGGTTTTGACAAACAAGGTACCCGGTTTAAGCGTTTGATAAAAGATCAGAACGACCACTCAGATCTTGAAGAGGGTATCAGACGTTTGGTCCTCTGCTCTGGAAAG GTGTATTATGAGCTTGACGAGGAGAGGAAGAAGGTTGATGGGAAAGACGTTGCAATCTGTCGGGTGGAACAGCTTTCTCCTTTCCCATACGACCTTGTTCAACGTGAATTGAAGCGATATCCAA ACGCGGAGATTGTTTGGTGCCAAGAGGAGCCAATGAACATGGGTGCATACAGTTACATTGCCCCACGTCTTTGCACTGCAATGAAAGCACTTGGCAGAGGTGATATGGATGACATAAAATATGTTGGTCGTGCTCCTTCTGCTGCCACAGCTACTGGTTTCCAACAGGTTCATGTGAAAGAACAGACCGAGCTTGTCCAGAAAGCCTTGCAACAGGATCCAATTAATTCTCCATTCTGA